One window of the Roseovarius sp. THAF9 genome contains the following:
- a CDS encoding DUF2125 domain-containing protein — translation MKMFGLTGRARFGMTTAMSIALTAGAAQADVTPADVWADWQGYLSSSGYEVSGEESQSGDALTVSDVTMSMAVPEEDMTVSVNLGEITFTDNGDGTVSVSIPASMPMQIQASYPDAEEVAIGLEYNTTGFEMTASGDPDDLLYNYSASEIAIIVGDVVAEGETVDIGTVEFRIADVEGTTTMTVGNLRTSEQKMTAGPVNYTIDVADPEGSDGQFTWKGQFAGMTVAANGAMPLEMDPGNFAASIENGFDADATITYSEGSSEFEIVEPSQTTQGTTSSDGGEITVAMGADGLTYDLSASNMQLNMTGGDIPLPIEVGFGTAAFNLTAPIVESEEEQDFALGLTLGDFTMSDMIWGIFDPAGQLPRDPATIDLDLTGTAKLFFDLFDPEQMEAAETGELGVPGELNTLDINTLTVSAAGAELTGEGAFTFDNSDLETFDGMPAPDGSVDLKLTGANGLLDTLIAMGIVPEEQAMGVRMMMGMFAVPGDGEDTLNSTIEVKSDGQVLANGQRLR, via the coding sequence ATGAAAATGTTCGGTTTGACAGGGCGAGCCCGGTTCGGGATGACCACTGCGATGAGCATCGCGCTGACAGCGGGTGCGGCGCAGGCGGACGTCACGCCGGCGGATGTCTGGGCCGACTGGCAAGGCTACCTGTCGAGCTCCGGCTACGAGGTGAGCGGCGAAGAATCCCAATCGGGCGACGCTCTGACCGTGTCGGACGTGACCATGTCGATGGCTGTTCCCGAAGAGGACATGACGGTTTCCGTCAACCTTGGCGAGATAACTTTTACTGATAACGGCGACGGCACGGTTTCGGTGTCGATCCCCGCCTCGATGCCGATGCAGATACAGGCCTCTTATCCGGATGCCGAAGAGGTGGCAATCGGGTTGGAATACAACACGACCGGTTTCGAGATGACCGCATCGGGCGACCCCGATGACCTGCTGTACAATTATTCAGCCAGCGAGATCGCGATCATCGTGGGCGACGTGGTCGCCGAAGGTGAAACCGTCGATATCGGTACGGTGGAGTTCCGCATTGCCGATGTCGAAGGGACGACCACGATGACGGTCGGCAACCTGCGCACATCCGAGCAGAAGATGACCGCCGGCCCGGTGAACTACACCATCGACGTGGCCGACCCCGAGGGCAGCGACGGCCAGTTCACCTGGAAAGGCCAGTTCGCCGGCATGACGGTCGCTGCCAATGGCGCGATGCCGCTCGAGATGGACCCGGGCAATTTCGCGGCCTCGATCGAGAACGGTTTCGATGCTGATGCAACGATCACCTATTCCGAAGGATCGAGCGAATTCGAGATCGTGGAGCCGTCGCAGACGACGCAGGGCACCACCAGCTCGGACGGAGGCGAGATCACCGTGGCGATGGGCGCTGATGGCCTGACCTACGATCTGTCGGCGAGCAACATGCAGCTGAACATGACCGGCGGCGATATTCCTCTACCGATCGAGGTCGGGTTCGGCACCGCGGCCTTCAACCTGACCGCCCCCATCGTCGAGAGCGAGGAGGAACAGGATTTTGCGCTGGGCCTGACGCTGGGCGATTTCACCATGTCGGACATGATCTGGGGCATTTTCGATCCCGCAGGCCAGTTGCCTCGTGACCCGGCGACGATCGACCTGGACCTGACAGGGACGGCCAAGCTGTTCTTCGACCTGTTCGACCCCGAGCAGATGGAAGCAGCGGAAACCGGCGAGTTGGGTGTGCCGGGCGAGCTGAACACGCTGGATATCAACACCCTGACGGTCAGCGCAGCGGGTGCGGAACTGACCGGCGAAGGGGCGTTCACTTTCGACAACTCCGATCTGGAGACCTTCGACGGAATGCCGGCGCCGGACGGGTCGGTCGACCTCAAGCTGACCGGCGCGAACGGGCTTCTGGATACGCTGATTGCCATGGGCATTGTCCCAGAGGAACAGGCGATGGGCGTGCGCATGATGATGGGCATGTTCGCGGTTCCCGGCGACGGCGAGGACACGCTGAACTCGACGATCGAGGTCAAGAGCGACGGACAGGTCCTTGCGAACGGGCAGCGTCTGCGCTGA
- a CDS encoding SDR family oxidoreductase, with amino-acid sequence MQDKTVLVTGASRGIGAAAARHFASLGANVVLAARSTSAIEEIASEIGDRALAVSCDVSRYDDVSAAVAATTDRFGGLDVLIGNAGVIEPIAHLSDVDPDEWDTVIDINLKGVFHGMRAALPVMKQAGSGTIITISSGAATSALEGWSHYCASKAAALMLTRAADKENRDHGIRVLGLSPGTVATDMQHQIKASGMNPVAQLDWSDHIPPDWPARALAWMCTAEADGWLGQDISLRNEDIRLTVGLT; translated from the coding sequence ATGCAAGACAAGACTGTCCTCGTCACTGGCGCCAGCCGCGGCATCGGCGCCGCCGCGGCCCGCCATTTCGCGTCGCTGGGGGCCAATGTGGTGCTCGCCGCGCGAAGCACCTCCGCGATCGAGGAGATCGCGTCCGAGATCGGCGACCGCGCCCTGGCCGTATCCTGCGACGTCAGCCGCTACGACGACGTCAGCGCCGCGGTGGCCGCGACCACCGACCGTTTCGGCGGGCTCGACGTGCTGATCGGCAACGCCGGGGTGATCGAGCCCATCGCGCACCTGTCCGACGTCGATCCCGACGAGTGGGACACGGTCATCGACATCAACCTCAAGGGCGTCTTCCACGGCATGCGCGCCGCCCTGCCGGTCATGAAACAGGCCGGCTCCGGCACCATCATCACCATCAGTTCGGGTGCCGCCACCAGCGCGCTCGAAGGCTGGAGCCACTACTGCGCCTCCAAGGCCGCCGCGCTGATGCTGACCCGCGCCGCCGACAAGGAAAACCGCGATCACGGCATCCGCGTTCTGGGCCTGTCGCCCGGCACGGTGGCCACCGACATGCAGCACCAGATCAAGGCCAGCGGCATGAACCCAGTGGCCCAGCTCGACTGGTCCGACCACATCCCGCCCGACTGGCCCGCGCGGGCGCTGGCGTGGATGTGCACGGCCGAGGCAGATGGCTGGCTGGGTCAGGACATCAGCCTGCGCAACGAGGATATCCGTCTCACGGTGGGCCTGACATGA
- a CDS encoding DUF2125 domain-containing protein encodes MTYSRVFPVILSASAVAPVTALADVTADDVLTNMMAPARAFGFEVTAEPVREGDSLRVDSMVMTYAMPMDAGVARLSSNGFTLTEQGDGSVALAYPDGMTAEITFTLPEEGEVMSASLVYEGFDTPTIATGSPGQVSYDGAFENARFALTDFTVPDEGVVDVSVEGTLTGTSQYEIIEGDIVRVSMSTTSDSMTFDTKFSDPQGAVSSGQQKMTGGTSEVELAIPAGQVDLLNLDDALRAGLMLLAKTGGMQVDGTTVTAVEDMEMRQTTAYTMESSDVALSEDGLSVGGAYTDFAFEFVMPPEMPFPIAGQIGRSEGQITAPVTETDGAVPVEFLMTLEEVTLDEAIWALFDAEEQLPRDPMTVVFDLSGEAVLSRDPLDIMRMMNVSPTEETLDRIENVQLNDLVVRAVGAELTGSGAFEVDNEDYETFPGMPAPNGSVDLRVSGANGLIDTLVAMGLVPEEQAMGARMMMGMFGTPGEGEDVITSTIEVTEDGQVLANGQRLR; translated from the coding sequence ATGACGTATTCCCGTGTTTTCCCCGTGATCCTGAGCGCTTCGGCTGTGGCGCCGGTGACGGCGCTGGCCGATGTGACGGCCGACGACGTCCTGACCAACATGATGGCGCCGGCCCGGGCCTTTGGCTTTGAGGTCACTGCCGAGCCGGTGCGCGAAGGCGACAGCCTGCGGGTCGACAGCATGGTCATGACCTATGCGATGCCGATGGATGCGGGCGTGGCGCGGCTGAGTTCGAACGGCTTCACCCTGACCGAACAGGGCGACGGCAGCGTGGCGCTTGCCTATCCCGATGGAATGACAGCGGAGATCACCTTCACCTTGCCCGAGGAGGGTGAGGTGATGTCCGCGTCTCTGGTTTACGAAGGGTTCGACACTCCGACCATTGCCACCGGCTCGCCGGGGCAGGTGAGCTATGACGGGGCGTTCGAGAACGCGCGGTTCGCCTTGACCGACTTCACCGTGCCGGACGAAGGCGTGGTGGATGTTTCGGTCGAAGGCACTTTGACCGGGACCAGCCAATACGAGATCATCGAGGGGGATATCGTGAGGGTGTCGATGTCCACCACCTCGGACAGCATGACCTTCGACACGAAATTCAGCGATCCGCAAGGCGCTGTGTCGAGCGGGCAGCAAAAGATGACTGGCGGGACCTCGGAAGTGGAACTGGCGATCCCGGCCGGGCAGGTTGACCTGCTGAACCTTGACGATGCGCTGCGCGCCGGGCTGATGCTTTTGGCCAAGACCGGGGGTATGCAGGTGGACGGCACCACGGTGACCGCGGTCGAGGACATGGAGATGCGCCAGACCACGGCCTATACCATGGAGAGCAGCGATGTCGCGCTGAGCGAAGACGGGCTGTCGGTGGGCGGCGCCTATACCGATTTCGCGTTCGAGTTCGTGATGCCGCCGGAAATGCCCTTTCCGATTGCGGGCCAAATCGGACGCAGCGAAGGCCAGATCACGGCGCCGGTGACCGAGACCGATGGCGCGGTGCCGGTCGAATTTCTTATGACGCTGGAAGAGGTGACCCTGGACGAGGCGATCTGGGCCCTGTTCGATGCAGAGGAACAACTGCCGCGCGACCCGATGACGGTGGTTTTTGACCTGTCCGGCGAAGCCGTGCTGAGCCGCGATCCGCTGGATATCATGCGGATGATGAACGTGTCCCCGACAGAGGAGACACTGGACCGGATCGAGAACGTTCAACTGAACGACCTGGTGGTGCGAGCCGTGGGCGCGGAGCTTACCGGCAGCGGTGCTTTCGAGGTCGATAACGAGGATTACGAGACCTTCCCCGGCATGCCCGCTCCGAATGGTAGCGTCGATCTGCGCGTCAGCGGTGCCAATGGCCTGATCGATACACTGGTCGCGATGGGACTTGTGCCTGAGGAGCAGGCCATGGGTGCCCGCATGATGATGGGCATGTTCGGCACACCCGGTGAGGGCGAGGATGTGATCACCTCGACCATCGAGGTGACCGAGGATGGACAGGTGCTGGCCAACGGCCAGCGGCTGCGGTGA